In one Coccinella septempunctata chromosome 6, icCocSept1.1, whole genome shotgun sequence genomic region, the following are encoded:
- the LOC123314792 gene encoding A disintegrin and metalloproteinase with thrombospondin motifs 12, with amino-acid sequence MIKIKVKVWERMRLAQFFWLYLLVATSDWLRASAAASSTSDDVVSHVTPTKVTKDGSFLTNNLTSEEDEDLIHYKIALENRYHLLEMRRNWNFMSPSMILEKRKQNKHEIKTLNELQSKCFFQGKVKGKQETFVALAACNGLVGLIRTEDGIYFIEPAHNFDNNSIEKGHKHKIIKRSSTQPRYYKNKRRKKRKRLPKNCGTRERKKITRLHWGIDNGTSSTGKLSIKKYREILNRSKNIHKRIRKSISKPHYVEVLLVADTSMVVFHEEWDLTTYLLTIMNMVSSLYMDPTIGNMIHIVVVRIIIIEDPLAEPDLNIVPNSDKTLKSFCQWQKRMNPENDSHPHHHDVAVLVTRKDMCSSSNSGCNTLGVAQVGSICSIEDNCNVNEDNGIILAHTIAHEIGHNLGMYHDSERIGCRARQDVQHIMTPSFQAEMVGTAWSYCSRRDLTNFLDKGRGHCLYDKPEEVVAFGHPELPPGALYDANYQCRLQFSVDSIECSPKDEICSRLWCQVNNTCTTKLLPAAPGTSCGKHKWCQNQKCVDIMDPPAPVDGGWGEWGSWSECSRSCGAGVSISERKCDHPVPSGGGEFCLGLRRRYKMCNTEPCQKHAPSFRSTQCSLYNNHTYEGKIYEWLPYFELTEPCKLYCIDTNNTIIMPLGDYAQDGTPCKIGTRDICISGVCQKVGCDWVVGSNATEDECGICEGDNSKCNIFKGIYSKQSILSGYREVVVIPSGATNIKIMETNYSDNFISIGSALQKRFYLNGKSHISLPGEYSIAGSTSLYEKTPAEKITIPGPIEEMIVVLVVFVGNAYNPGIHYQYSMFKPELIRDVQYNWAYTEWSQCSVTCGGGIQEKEPVCKEYLASSDQYVLDGIATAVDEYYCEPNEKPTKLTRTCNDWLCQTHWWVGPWQSCPVVDCMNAKQLMRKRSVMCVDGQEVALPDNFCDRKTKPLEYGPCETLPVCD; translated from the exons atgataaaaataaaagtgaaagtGTGGGAGAGGATGAGATTAGCCCAGTTTTTTTGGCTTTATCTGTTAGTGGCAACATCCGATTGGCTGAGGGCGAGCGCTGCAGCTTCCTCAACATCCG ATGATGTTGTGAGCCATGTCACACCAACAAAAGTAACAAAAGACGGATCTTTCCTCACAAACAATTTAACGAGTGAAGAGGATGAAGATTTAATACATTACAAAATTGCATTGGAGAATCGTTATCACTTGTTGGAAATGAGAAGAAATTGGAACTTCATGAGTCCATCAATGATATTAGAAAAGAGGAAACAGAACAAACATGAAATTAAAACGCTCAACGAATTGCAATCAAAGTGTTTTTTCCAAGGAAAAGTTAAAGGGAAACAAGAAACCTTCGTAGCATTGGCAGCTTGCAATGGATTG GTAGGATTGATCAGAACAGAAGATGGAATATATTTTATTGAACCAGCCCATAATTTCGATAACAATTCAATCGAAAAGGGTCATAAACATAAAATCATCAAGAGATCGTCAACTCAACCGAGATACTACAAAAATAAAAGAcgtaaaaaaagaaaaaggttACCGAAAAATTGTGGCACCCGAGAGAGGAAAAAAATAACAAG ATTGCATTGGGGTATCGATAATGGAACATCTTCCACAGGAAAATTATCGATCAAAAAATATAGAGAGATATTGAATAGAAgcaaaaatattcataaaagaATACGAAAATCTATCAGTAAACCACACTATGTAGAAGTTCTTCTAGTCGCAGATACAAGTATGGTGGTGTTCCATGAGGAATGGGATCTTACCACATATCTCTTGACCATTATGAATATG GTTTCATCTTTATACATGGATCCCACTATTGGAAATATGATCCACATTGTTGTAGTTCGAATAATTATTATAGAAGATCCCCTTGCTGAACCAGATCTGAACATTGTGCCGAACAGTGACAAAACTCTGAAAAGTTTCTGTCAGTGGCAGAAAAGAATGAACCCCGAGAATGATTCTCATCCTCATCATCATGATGTAGCCGTACTTGTAACTAGGAAAGACATGTGCTCCTCATCTAACAGCGGTTGTAACACTTTGGGCGTTGCCCAAGTTGGGAGTATATGCAGTATAGAAGATAATTGTAATGTCAATGAGGATAATGGAATCATATTAGCTCACACTATCGCTCATGAAATTGGTCATAA TTTAGGTATGTATCACGATAGTGAAAGAATTGGCTGTAGAGCAAGGCAAGACGTACAACACATCATGACGCCAAGTTTTCAAGCGGAAATGGTTGGGACAGCATGGTCATATTGCAGTCGAAGAGACCTGACAAACTTTCTTGA TAAAGGAAGGGGGCACTGCCTTTATGACAAACCAGAAGAAGTGGTCGCATTTGGTCACCCAGAACTGCCACCTGGGGCGCTGTATGATGCGAATTATCAGTGTAGACTTCAGTTTTCGGTGGATTCAATTGAATGTTCCCCAAAGGATGAGATTTGTTCTCGTTTATGGTGCCAAGTGAATAACACCTGCACAACAAAACTCTTACCAGCAGCGCCAGGAACTAGTTGTGGTAAGCACAAG TGGTGCCAAAACCAGAAATGCGTGGATATAATGGATCCCCCAGCTCCGGTGGATGGTGGCTGGGGCGAATGGGGCTCTTGGAGCGAGTGTTCAAGAAGTTGCGGTGCTGGTGTATCGATATCTGAAAGGAAATGCGACCATCCGGTTCCTTCTGGTGGCGGAGAATTCTGCTTAGGATTGCGAAGAAGATACAAAATGTGCAATACAGAACCGTGCCAGAAGCACGCGCCTTCCTTCAGGTCAACGCAGTGTTCTCTCTACAATAACCACACGTATGAAGGAAAAATATATGAATGGCTTCCTTATTTTGAACTCA CCGAACCGTGTAAATTATATTGCATCGACACAAACAACACAATCATAATGCCCCTTGGAGACTACGCTCAAGATGGTACCCCATGTAAAATTGGAACCAGAGATATTTGCATAAGTGGTGTTTGTCAG AAAGTAGGATGTGACTGGGTTGTGGGGTCAAATGCAACAGAAGACGAATGTGGAATATGTGAAGGGGATAATTCGAAATGCAACATTTTCAAGGGAATATATTCAAAGCAGAGCATTTTGTCGGGATATAGAGAAGTAGTTGTTATACCTTCAGGTGCaacaaatatcaaaataatGGAAACAAATTATTCCGATAATTTTATAAGCATAGGCAGTGCTCTCCAAAAGAGATTCTACCTTAATGGAAAAAG tcatATCTCTCTTCCTGGGGAATATTCCATTGCTGGATCAACATCTTTGTATGAAAAAACTCCAGCAGAAAAGATTACCATACCCGGACCAATTGAAGAAATGATAGTAGTTCTT GTGGTTTTCGTAGGGAATGCTTATAATCCAGGTATCCATTACCAGTATTCTATGTTCAAACCAGAATTAATTAGAGATGTCCAATACAATTGGGCCTATACGGAATGGTCTCAATGTTCCGTAACCTGCGGAGGTGGTATTCAAGAGAAAGAGCCTGTCTGTAAAGAATACCTTGCATCCTCGGATCAATACGTATTAGATGGTATAGCTACAGCAGTTGACGAGTATTACTGTGAACCAAATGAAAAGCCTACCAAACTCACCAGGACATGCAATGACTGGTTATGTCAAACCCACTGGTGGGTTGGACCTTGGCAGTCATGTCCAGTTGTTGATTGTATGAACGCA aagcaACTTATGCGTAAGAGAAGTGTCATGTGCGTGGATGGACAAGAAGTAGCACTCCCAGACAACTTTTGTGACAGGAAAACAAAGCCTCTGGAATATGGACCTTGTGAGACACTTCCAGTTTGTGATTGA
- the LOC123314791 gene encoding DENN domain-containing protein Crag: MEEKKVADYFVVAGLPNEPELLDSNFISEGQPKTRHSQTPIIEIGVIFPSLNEKLPEGWEIINYTPTGLNADLNDGSLRTNKSYICYKRGTDKPPLVDIGIMYEGKEYLMSDAEIVRESVGGNVANVNNSTSRIFITYRRGLPTMPCNALVVTDICVVIASKGESPPHAFCCINKNLNKGIVGSDVFLCYKKSMNKAKSITYKPEILSRYPMGDLSDFPFPNSVPLFCLPMGATLEVWPKEASRPKPVFSSFVLTVSDAKFKIYGSAITFYEEFPKNQLTQQQRESLEYEDDSDKILNVNKSICVLSHWPFSDAFMGWLYFLYDVVCGNKPQLVPIESYIVQLIDEVPFPKPRTLLQLSMQHPFDKAIFTQPDDLPLPRSAAKFRELLANLGPENCLQVLLLILTEQKILIHSLRPDTLTSVAEAVSSLLFPFKWQCPYIPLCPLGLVEVLHAPLPFLVGVDSRFFDFHDPPPDVSCVDLDTNIITVAEHQRQLLSVKLLPKRAAKCLKATLEAIYHRLRLHTESNEQPPEENIETEFLKRKKEQAVEFEIMEAFLKFMVLILKGYKSYLLPITKAPTIGTTDTEALFQLTDFLKSRDKSNQKFFSLLVKTQMFSRFIEERSFVDDDQGLSFFDECIELMSEEVDVKLVEHDGIVKSDKTNFILPPEPTLTTPIIYQNFTLNPVLLHSKKKSNFSSALNNNSFLPGSPMARRTNHEIKTAQKFARKCSRSPDLWAKCLCGACHTLYFMMLPSVLALNPTKEKIVLQQAYELLVRATHLRLACDEICYRLMIQLCGEHSRPLLAVKLLVLMKKFGLQPNALTYGLYNRCVLEAEWPAHSSSSQLLWNKLRNVVLGAAHFKWAGKRKSMRNSTSSIDGVSSLEPNDRTPSHSSLDSHENLPTESLLEKLGRNIFRGNIYGSFQSVSDNVDNATCEDKETANYCSSNESFIEPELLDKTNDAIKNEKCLGPEGSKSNTMGVQNDDRIVSSSNFSLSSCLKLSDPLGALDDEDEQFTVRCIPQAVSPNMQEISKISNTNGDVYESTTIKKSATFENSPANNKLIRSETVPASTVASSLASLGSSIKIGFSTTSLASKKSNELIQGGLSSIKSAANSMVKKLDEIKEAISTSATSTPVKHNRNGEGNYFSNEDVGNENRVRKISTDFDSIKVNCTPMKDIEEKLPSSLYPCPNEKHSGSELDICLTSCSQCHHCMNILYDEDIMAHWFAEDSNLNTICQNCEKPTVPLLTITIMGTNIPVCDPFSVPYLNPLVLRKELENIIFQEGDLCLTEVKFITDHPIIYWNLVWVFERINLQTFLPNLYLKTKVGKRKSENCEELESLDGSYMQPVEAGTDPLSQELVAQEQLSIPVSVTCLWDQPRLHGDKPPMYVFWDHRDYSSSTPKMMSKIFMQNIISYIRLNDLTEPIKLLAAEREKLVEELVCENKIPYPLYRDILYLACKALGRGQIDLNMFDKEYFSAHSRLTERPENKYFSKIVRKQDKPICLNSLYCRQYFKPLTLP, translated from the exons ATGGAGGAAAAAAAAGTTGCCGATTATTTTGTTGTTGCTGGATTACCTAATGAACCTGAATTATTGGATagtaattttatttcagaagGACAACCAAAAACAAGACATAGTCAGACTCCTATTATTGAAATTGGGGTGATATTTCCCAGTTTGAATGAGAAATTGCCTGAAGGTTGGGAGATAATCAATTATACACCTACGGGGCTAAATGCGGATTTAAATGATGGTAGTTTACGAACAAACAAATCTTACATCTGTTACAAACGTGGAACTGATAAGCCACCCTTAGTAGACATTG GTATTATGTATGAGGGAAAAGAGTATTTAATGTCCGATGCAGAAATAGTGAGAGAAAGTGTAGGTGGTAATGTTGCTAATGTAAACAATTCAACATCTCGAATATTCATAACATACAGGAGGGGCCTTCCAACTATGCCATGTAATGCTCTTGTTGTTACTGATATATGTGTTGTTATAGCCAGTAAGGGAGAATCTCCGCCACATGCCTTCTGttgtataaataaaaacttaaacAAGGGTATAGTGGGTAGTGATGTATTTTTATGTTATAAGAAGTCAATGAACAAAGCAAAGTCCATAACTTATAAACCAGAGATTCTGTCCAG GTATCCAATGGGAGATTTGAGTGATTTTCCTTTTCCAAATTCTGTGCCTTTGTTCTGTTTGCCAATGGGAGCCACTCTAGAGGTGTGGCCCAAGGAAGCATCCCGTCCTAAACCTGTTTTCAGTAGTTTTGTGTTAACCGTTTCTGACGCTAAATTTAAAATATATGGATCTGCTATCacattttatgaagaatttccAAAGAATCAGTTGACACAACAACAAAGAGAAAGTCTTGAATACGAAGATGATTCTGACAAAATACTGAATGTAAATAAGAGTATCTGTGTACTCTCCCACTGGCCATTTTCTGATGCTTTTATGGGCTGGTtgtattttttatat GATGTAGTATGTGGCAATAAACCTCAACTAGTGCCTATCGAATCTTACATTGTCCAACTTATTGATGAAGTTCCTTTTCCTAAACCAAGGACATTACTTCAACTCTCTATGCAACATCCCTTTGATAAAGCCATTTTCACACAACCTGATGATCTTCCATTGCCAAGAAGCGCTGCTAAATTTAGAGAGTTGCTGGCTAATTTAGGGCCCGAGAACTGCCTTCAGGTGTTGTTATTGATATTGACAGAGCAGAAAATATTGATCCATTCTCTCAGGCCAGATACTTTGACTTCAGTAGCAGAGGCAGTATCTTCCCTCTTGTTTCCTTTTAAATGGCAGTGCCCTTACATACCTCTTTGTCCATTAG gaTTGGTAGAAGTGCTGCATGCTCCATTACCATTTTTAGTTGGTGTAGACTCcagattttttgattttcacgaTCCCCCACCTGATGTGAGCTGTGTAGATCTTGACACAAATATTATAACA GTAGCAGAACATCAACGACAATTATTATCCGTAAAGTTATTACCAAAAAGAGCTGCCAAATGTTTGAAGGCCACCTTAGAGGCAATATATCATCGATTGAGATTACATACCGAGAGCAATGAACAGCCTCCTGAAGAGAATATCGAAACCGAATTTTTAAAACGTAAAAAAGAA CAAGCTGTAGAATTCGAAATAATGGAGGCATTCTTGAAATTCATGGTATTAATTTTGAAAGGATATAAATCTTATCTTCTTCCAATTACTAAAGCTCCTACGATCGGCACTACTGATACAGAAGCGCTATTTCAATTAACAGATTTCCTGAAGAGTAGGGACAAGTCAAACCAAAAATTCTTCAGTTTACTTGTTAAGACACAAATGTTCAGTCGCTTCATTGAAGAAAGAAGTTTTGTGGACGACGATCAAGGTTTATCATTTTTTGATGAATGTATTGAACTGATGAGTGAGGAAGTCGATGTGAAATTGGTGGAGCACGATGGGATAGTGAAAAGCGATAAAACTAACTTTATCCTACCACCAGAGCCAACCTTAA CCACACCAATAATTTATCAGAATTTCACTCTGAATCCAGTTTTGCTGCACAGTAAAAAgaaaagtaatttttcttcTGCTCTCAACAATAACTCTTTTTTGCCTGGATCACCGATGGCACGAAGAACGAATCATGAAATCAAAACTGCCCAAAAATTCGCTCG aaaatgtTCACGTTCTCCAGATCTTTGGGCGAAGTGTTTGTGTGGAGCTTGCCATACATTGTACTTTATGATGTTGCCAAGTGTATTAGCTCTGAACCCAACTAAAGAGAAAATTGTTCTTCAGCAAGCTTATGAGCTTTTAGTGAGAGCTACTCATTTACGTCTAGCATGTGATGAAATCTGCTACAGACTCATGATACAGCTGTGTGGTGAGCACTCTAGACCTCTTCTAGCTGTAAAACTGTTGGTTCTGATGAAGAAATTTGGCCTACAACCAAATGCTCTAACTTATGG ACTTTATAACCGATGCGTCTTGGAAGCAGAATGGCCGGCACACTCTTCTTCTAGTCAGTTACTCTGGAACAAACTACGTAACGTTGTGTTGGGGGCGGCTCATTTCAAATGGGCTGGTAAAAGAAAATCCATGAGGAATTCTACATCTTCAATTGATGGAG tttcgaGTTTAGAACCAAATGATAGAACTCCATCCCATTCTTCCCTAGACTCTCATGAAAACTTACCAACTGAATCCCTGCTGGAGAAATTAGGGAGGAATATTTTCAGGGGTAATATTTATGGTTCATTCCAATCTGTCAGTGACAATGTAGATAATGCAACATGTGAAGATAAAGAGACTGCAAATTATTGCTCATCTAATGAAAGTTTCATTGAACCTGAATTGTTGGACAAAACCAATGATGCCATCAAAAACGAGAAGTGTTTGGGTCCAGAAGGTTCTAAAAGTAATACGATGGGCGTTCAAAATGATGATAGAATTGTCAGCTCAAGCAA TTTCAGCCTATCTTCTTGCTTAAAACTCAGTGATCCACTAGGAGCTCTAGATGACGAGGATGAACAATTCACCGTCAGGTGCATACCTCAGGCCGTATCTCCTAATATGCAAGAAATTTCTAAAATTTCGAATACCAATGGCGACGTATATGAATCTACAACAATAAAAAAGTCTGCCACTTTCGAAAATAGTCCAGCCAACAACAAATTGATAAGGTCTGAGACAGTTCCCGCGTCAACTGTTGCTTCTAGTCTGGCTAGCTTAGGCTCAAGTATTAAAATAGGTTTCAG TACTACAAGTCTTGCTAGTAAGAAATCAAATGAACTGATTCAGGGCGGACTTAGTTCGATAAAATCAGCTGCCAATTCTATGGTGAAAAAACTGGATGAAATAAAAGAAGCTATTTCGACGTCAGCAACTTCAACGCCCGTGAAACACAATAGAAACGGAGAGGGAAATTATTTCTCCAATGAAGATGTTGGCAATGAAAACAGAGTTAGGAAAATATCTACAGATTTTGATAGCATAAAGGTTAATTGTACACCCATGAAAGATATCGAGGAAAAGCTGCCGTCTTCTCTGTATCCATGTCCTAATGAGAAACACTCAG GGAGCGAATTGGACATATGCCTCACATCCTGTTCACAGTGTCATCACTGTATGAATATTCTGTACGATGAAGATATCATGGCTCATTGGTTCGCCGAGGATTCGAACCTGAACACGATTTGTCAAAACTGTGAGAAACCCACAGTTCCCCTCCTAACCATAACGATAATGGGAACAAATATACCTGTCTGTGATCCGTTCAGTGTGCCGTATCTTAATCCCCTCGTTTTACGTAAAGAACTGGAAAATATAATCTTTCAAGAAGGCGACCTGTGTTTGACGGAAGTCAAGTTCATAACTGATCACCCTATCATCTATTGGAATCTTGTATGGGTGTTTGAAAGAATCAATCTACAGACTTTTCTGCCGAATCTATATTTGAAGACCAAGGTGGGAAaacgaaaatctgaaaattgcgAAGAACTGGAATCTTTGGATGGAAGTTACATGCAACCGGTTGAAGCTGGCACTGATCCTCTTTCTCAAGAATTAGTGGCACAAG AACAATTATCTATACCTGTGAGTGTTACCTGCTTATGGGATCAACCACGACTTCATGGCGATAAACCACCAATGTACGTCTTTTGGGACCACAGAGATTATTCCTCTTCAACCCCAAAGATGATGTCAAAAAT ATTCATGCAGAACATTATCAGTTATATCAGACTGAATGACTTGACTGAGCCCATCAAACTTTTGGCTGCCGAAAGAGAAAAACTTGTTGAGGAACTTGtatgtgaaaataaaattcccTACCCCTTGTACAGAGATATATTATATTTAGCATGTAAAGCATTAGGAAGAGGtcaaattgatttgaatatgtTTGATAAAGAATATTTTTCTGCCCATTCACGGCTTACCGAGAGACCTgagaacaaatatttcagcaaaatCGTGAGGAAACAGGATAAACCGATTTGTTTGAATTCACTGTATTGTAGGCAATATTTTAAGCCGTTGACTCTACCTTAA